CCGCGAAGGTGGTCATCCCGGCGGACGCCACCAAGGGCGCGAGCCCGGCGGAACCGGCCAAGGACGCGCCCAAGGACACGCCCAAGGGCAAGGACGCCAAGGCTGGCGCCGGCATCACCCTCCTGGCGCGCGCCCCGGGGCCCTGGGCCAACGGCATCGGCATCAAGATCGAGTACCGCAACAACCTCGACCAGAGCATCTCGTTCGACCTGCAGGTCCTGGGCGAGAGCAACGGCAAGGAAGTCGTCCTCGAGGTGCACCGCAACCTCACCCTGGAGTCGCTGACCGCGACGCTGAAGGCGGGCTCCGCCTACGTGAAGGTGGACGAGTCGAAGGCGATCGGCTGGCCCGCCGCGGAGGTGTACACGCTCGCGGGAGGCAAGGACGCGACCGCCGATGACTATGCCGCCGCGCTCCGCCGCCTCCAGGACGAGCCCGACGTGGACATGGTCCTCGCCGCCATCCAGGACTTCTCGGATCGGGCGAAGGTGACGCGCATCTACGGCGACGTCATCAGCCACTGCAACAACCTGAGCGACGACTGCAAGGGCCGCCTCGGCTTCGGCCAGGTGCCGGACGCGGGCACCATGGAGGAGTACGTGCAGCTCGCCAGCAACCTGGTGAGCGACCGGTTCGTGCTGGTGGCGCCCAACGGCGTGGCGGGCGCGGTGGCCGGCCTCGTGGGCAACCTCCCCTACTTCTACTCGCCCACCTTCAAGCGCATCTCCGGCGCGGGCGAGCTGCCGCCCATCCCGGTGGATGACCAGAAGACCCTGCTCAAGGGCAACGTGGTCCCCGTGGTGCTCGAGCGCGGCCGCGGCACCATCGTGCTGCGCGGGCTCACCACGGATGGCGACCAGATCAACGTGCGCCGCGTGGCCGACCGGGCCGTGCGCACCCTGAAGATGATCGGCAACCTCTTCATCGGCCAGCTCAACACCGCGGACGGGCGCAGCGCGCTCAAGCAGAAGCTGACCGAGGCCATGCTCCAGATGGAGAAGGACGGAGCCATCGTCCCCTCCACGGATGGGAAGGATCCCGCCTTCAAGGTGGAGGTCTATTCCTCTCAGGAGGACTTCGCGCTGGGCATCGTCAGGGTGAACCTGGCCGTGCGGCCCGTGCGAGCCATTGACTACGTCTACGCGACCATCACGGTCCAGGTCTGATGAGGAAACACCCAGATGCCAACGGTATTCTCCGCCAATCGCAGCAGCATCCTCGTCGACGGTGAGGCCGTCGAGGGACTCCAGTCGCTCGTCTTCCGCGTCGTCACCGAGCGCGAGGACATCCGGGCCATCGGCTCCAACGAGCGGGTCGAGGTCATCTTCGGCCTGCGCACCGTGCAGGGCGAGCTGGTGATCCGCTCCGCCAGCGTCAAGCTCGACACGCTGTTGCAGAACCGCGCGAAGTTCCAGCTCGTCGCGAGCCTCAAGCGCACCGAGGGCAACGACGAGACGCGCACGGTGTCGTTCGACGACTGCTTCGTGGAGGGCAAGTCCTTCCGCCTGGACGCGCACGGCAGCGCGGCCACCAGCTACGCGTTCACCGCCACGCGGGTGCGCGAGGAATAGTCCATGGGAGCGGAGCCCGCGCACATGGAGGCCACGGAGGAGGCCGGCACCCCGGCCGCCTCCCGCATCGAGGTGGACGGCAGGTGTTTCTCCGTCCACTTCGAGGGCCCGGACGAACACGTGGTGCGGGTGGATACGGGCTCGGGGGAGCGCGTCCAACTGCGCCGCTGGGGGTTCGACGAGCACCTGCGGGCGCTCGACCGGCATGCCTGGGCCGATGAGCGCGGGCTCCGCTTCGATCACGAAGGTTTCTCGCGCGACGTGCTGCGCGACTCCGGTGTGCCGGAACCGCTCCACGAGGAGCTGGCACCCCTGGCCCTGTGGTGGGCCACCGGTGGAGACCGGGAACCAACCTCTGGCGTGGGACCTGACGGATGGCTGCGCATCGGAGCCATCCGCGCCCGGCTCCGGCCGTGGACATTCTCGGAGCGTTCGAGGGCCATGGGCCAGAGCCTCACCGCGCGTCCCGATGGCTCCCGGGAGCTCGGGCTCGAGCGCTATCTGCGAGCGATGCTCGCCGCGTCCGTCGTGGCGTTCGAGCCGGCGGGGGTGGAGCTGTCGATGCTGGACGGAGCCACCACGGCCGCGCTGCTCGACGCGGTCGTCGCGCTCAACACGGCTGGAGAGCGCGACGAGGACAAGAAGATGAGGGCCTCCGATGCCGGGGGCCAGGCGCTGGCGCGAATGACGCTGCTCCTGTGCCGGACACTCGGGTGGACGCCCTCGCAGGTGTGGGAGGCACCGGCGGCGGAGATCGACCGGCTGCTCTCGATTCTGGCTGTGACGGAGGCATCGGCTCCGTCACCGGCGGCGCCTCGGACCCCGGGGCTCGCTGATTACCCCGATGCGGTGGTGATCCAGGTGGAGGCAGGGTGATGCGCGCGAACACCACGACACTGGGAATCGTCTCATTCCTCTCCCGCCCGGCATTCCGGGTGATGGAAGACATCGCGCGGCAACTGGGAACCCGGCTTCCCGAGGAGCCCTCCGGCACCAGCACCGAAGGCACTCAGGAGTTGCCTGCTTCCGAGCAGCAGGTGAGCGCGCGAACGGAGCCTGGCTCGTCGCCCGCCGCCACCTCGCGTGCCGGGACGGCGGAGGCCACGCAGACCCTGTCCCCATCACATTCCCTTGTCGGCATGGAGACCGTCAGCAGATCCTCATCCGAGCCCGCCACCTCGCGTGCCGAGATCCGGAGCCTCGATCCACTCCCGGCTGGCTCCGAGGCCCCTTCCATCCAGGACGCAATCACGGAAGCTGGAACACGCGCGCCTGTTACCTCGCGTCCCCTGTCCGCTCCTCGTGCGGAGGTCCGGAGCAGCGACCCCATGGCGCGGACAGGCGCCGTCACTCCGGGTGCGCAGGAGCGCGACAAGCGCATCGTTCGGCTCCTGCCTCGTACCGCACCAGGTGCGGAAGCCCCAACTTCGAGCACCTCGCGCCCCTTCGTGCCCCTCGAGGACACGACCCATTCCTCCACCTCGAGCCAGCCCCCCGGCATTCAAGCGAAGGCATCGGTTCCGTCCACCGCGCCCTCCCCTGCCTGGGCCGAAACTTCGTCATCGCCTTCGCCCTCCATCGTCCGTGCCGAAATGCTCCCGGCGTCGCCGGCCATCGCTCGCGCCGAAGCTCCGCCATCGCTTTCGCATTCCGTCGCTCGCGCCGAGACACACCCGGCTTCTCCTTCCGTGGCCCGTGCAGAAGCCCCGTCATCGCTTTCGCCCTCCGTCGCCCGCGCTGAAGTGCCACCGGCATCCGCATCCGTGGCTCGAACTGAAGCGCTGTCCCCTCTCCCGAGCTCGGCTGGAGAGAGCGGGTCTCGGAAGCAGGCTGCTCCGTCGCCCGCACAGCGCGCGGATGTGCGGAGCACGCCAGGCCCGCGCGTCGTCCGTATCCTCCCTCGCGCCGAGTCATCCACCGAGCCCCCCGCCCGCGCTTCTTCGCGGCAGGACGTCGACACCGGGCAGGAACTCCGACCCACCTCCTCCATCGAGCCCACCGCCGCCCGCGCCGCCACGTCTGGCTCCGGGCCGGAGTCGGGCGGAAGCGCGAGCCCCAGGACCCGTCTCACGTTCCTCCCGACTCCCGAGTCCCCCGCATCCCCGGCCCTCGAGTCCCCTGCTTCCCGAGCGCCCGTGACCTCGCCGCTCCCCACCTCCGAAGGCATCAGCGGCCCTCGGCCCGGCGCAGTCCCCGCCGCTCTCGCCGAGCAGGTCACGCGAGGTCTGTCGCCCGTCTGGGAGCAGGCCCACCAGCTCACGCACACCGCGCTCACCGTGGAGCGGGCCTCGACTCCCGCGAGCACCGTGACGGCTCCTCCGAGCGGCGCCGTGCGCAACACGTTCAACGTCAACGTCCACCTGGATCCCTCCGCACCCCAGGAGGGCCTGGACCGGCGCACGTTGGAGGACGCGCTGGTCGACATCCTTCGCGAGACGGCACGCCGTCATGGGTTGGAGGTCTGAGCCATGGCTGGAATCGCCTACGAAGTGACGATCGGCTCCTTCCAGGCCTCGAGCCAGGCCGGCCAGGGCAACGGGTACGTCCGCTCCATCGTCAGCGAGCTGACCATGGATGGTGTCGGTGGACGCTGCTACCTGGAGCTGGTGGCCTCGGACTCGGAGCCACCCGCGCCCGGGGACGAGACAACGGTCTCCCTCGACGACGGAAACGGCGCCGTCACGGTCTTCACCGGCACGGTGCTGGAGACGAAGGCTTCGCCGGACACGACCCTCATCGTGGGCACCGATGCGCTGGCGAAGCTCGCCCGGATCGACGTGAGCGGCTCCTACGAGCAGACGTCGGCCGGCTCCATCGTCAGCGAGCTGGTCCAGCAGGCCGGAGCCACCGCGGGCACCGTCGAGGACGGTCCCACGTTCACAAGCTACGTGCTCCACCGCGGACCGAGGGCGCTCCGCCACATCCACCGTCTGGCCGAGCAGTGCGGCTTCGACGTGTACACGGATGGAGAGGGCAAGGTGCACTTCGCCGCGCCGAAGCAGGGCGGGCCGGACCACACCTTCGTCTATCGGGAGCAGGTCCTGAAGATCGAGCTCCTGCGCACTCCGCTGGCCTACGACGGCGTGGAGGTCTGGGGCGAGGGCGCCGCGAGCACCCAGGGCTCCGAGAAGTCCCACTGGCTCGTCGCCGATCTCTCGTCGGTCAGCGGCAAGGCCGCCGCCGATGCGGACTTCAGCGTGCAATCCGGCAGCGAGGGTGAGCGCTCGCGCGAGGTGCGGGACGGCGCGGTGCGGACCGGCGACGACGCGACCGCCCAGGCCCAGGCGCGGATGACGGCGCTGGCCTCACGCGCCCTGCGTGGCTTCGCCGTGGTGCTCGGCGCCCCGGCCGTGAAGCCGGGGGACCTCGTGAAGTTCGATGACATCCCCGCCACGCACGCGGTGCATGCGCTGGCCTCCGACAAGGTGCTCCGCGTGCGCGCGGTGCGGCACACGCTGAATGCCCGGTCGGGCTTCGTCACCCGGATGGAGTTCTGAGATGCCCGTACGCATTGGAAAGATCGAGCTCATCGGTCTCACCAACATCTACACCGAGGACACCCGCAACCTGGTGCAGCAGCGCGTGCCGGGGCAGTCGGGCAACATCTTCCAGGACCTCGGCCGTGAGCCCGTCACCGTCGTCATGGAGGGCATCCTCCTGGGCGAGGACACGCAGGGTGCCCTCGAGGAGCTGCGCCAGGCGCAGATGAAGGCCACGCCGATGGCGTTCGCCGCGGACGCCATCGCCGGTGCCGATCTGACGGACGTGCTCATCGCCGACTTCCAGGTGAAGCAGCTCGCCGGCCACGAGAGCCGCTACAGCTTCTTCCTGAAGGTGAAGGAGTACGTGGAGCCGCCGGCCTCCGAGGACGCGGGCGCCGCCGCCGTGGACGAGGCCGCCGCCGAGGATGCCGCCGCCTGGGCCCAGGGCTCCACCGACGCCGCCGCCGTGCTGCAGAACCCCGACTCCCTCATGGAGGCCGTCGACAGCAACCCCGAGGTGCTCGCCCACCTGAGCCCGGACGAGCTCGGCTCCGTCGTCACCCAGACCCAGGACAAGCTGAGCGGGGAGAACTTCGGCAACCTCGTCGGCGCGCTCGGCAAGACCAATCCCGGGGCGGTCGGTGGCTTCCTCGACTCGCTGAAGAACTCCGGCAGCCTGGGCGGCTTCATCCAGAAGCTCGCCGCCGAGGGTGTCAACCTCATGCAGAAGCTCAAGGGCATCGACCTGGGCGCGGCGCTCAGCCTCGTCAAGGCGATCGCCGGCGCGGGCGACTTCCTCGCGAAGCTGAAGCGCGTGGTCGACGAGGCCACGGCCCTGGGCGATGCGGTGGGCAACTTCGATCCGCTCGGGCCCTTCAAGGAGCTCGATATGGGGGCCAACCCGTGAGCACCACCACGGCGGACATCATCGACGGCATCGCCCGGCTCATCACCGCGCTCAAGGAGCTGCTCGAGACCGATACGGTCGAGGCGCTGGTGGACCTGGTGAAGAAGCTCGGCATCGGCCAGCCGGTGAAGGTCGGGCTCCAGGCGCTCGCCCGGGTGCTCGACATCCTCGTCGGGTGGATCGAGAAGCTGGAGCAGGTGGCGCGCATCCCAGCGTTCCTCGAAACCCTGGATCCAGCCTTCGAGCAGGTGAAGGAGCTGGCGAGCAGCTCGGGTCAGGAGATGCGGGACATGGGGCTCGGCTCACTGGCGCCCGTGGTCGACGCATCCCGGGCGGCGATCGATCTCGCGGACAAGATCCGGCGCGGTGCCGAGATCATCCTGAAGGGTTACCTGCCCGAGCAGTCCATCGTGCACCTGCGGGAGTCCGTCCAGGGCCTCGCCAACAGGCTTCGGCAGATGCAGCAGAAGCTCGATGCCCCGGCGGCGGCCCCCGCCGCGACCGCGAACAAGTCCCTCCTTCCCGCCGGAGCCATTCCATGAGCGACCTCGTGACCATCATCCGTGCCCTCATCCGCGACGAGCTCGCGAGCCTGCGCCTCGGCGACATCGGCGTGGTGACCAGCTCCTTCCCCCATGCGGACGGGGACGAGAACAACCTCGAGTGCAACGTGAAGCTGCGCGAGAGCGACGTGGAGCTGCGCAAGGTGCCCATCGTCACCCCGCACATCGGGATGGTGAGCGCGCCGCGTACGGGAGAGCTGGTCCTCATCTCCTACGTGGCAGGGGATCCCAACCGCCCCATCGTGGTGGGCCGGCTCTACTCGGACGAGGTCAACCCGCCCGTCCACGAGGCGGACGAGTGGCGCGTCGTGGCGCCTCCGGGGGGCACCACCTCCATCGCCATCGACAAGGACCAGTCCATCGTCTTCACCGCCGGGGAGAACGTGGTGACGATCAAGCAGGACGACGTCATCACCATCCAGGGCAAGGCGGACCTGACCATCCAGGTGGACGGCAACGTCGAGCTCAAGTGCCAGGACTGCAAGATCGACGCGTCCGGCAACATCGACCTGGGCAGCAGTGGCAGTGGCGTCATCACCGAGAAGAGCCACAAGTGCTACTTCACCGGCGAGGCGCTCAAGGGCTCGCAGAGCGTGAAGGCGAAGTGAGCCATGCCCGCACCGAGCGCATCCGAGATCGAGAACCTCGCCAAGGGCGCCATGCAGTCGGCGAGCCTGCGGGGCGAGAACGCCCCGGACCTGGCGGCCGCGCTGGGACAGGCCTGCGGACAGGCCTTCACCCTGTTCGTGTCCCTGGCCATGGTGGCTCCCGGCATCCCCGCGGCGGCGCCCCCTCCGGCCGGCTCCGGCAGCACCGCGGGGCCGGGAACGCTGCTGCCCCCGCCCGCGGGCGGACCCGGCGCGTCGATGATCGAGCCCATCGCCATGGGCATGCTCGCCTCGAACAAGATTCGAGGTGAGAAGCAGAGCGCGCTGGCCAAGGCCATCGCCCAGTCCATCGAGCAGGCGCTCACCCTCTTCACCACGCAGGTGAAGGTCGCGCCGGGGATGGCCATCGCCGGCTTCACCACCACGGCTCCGGGCAACCTCATGGGCGCGGCACCCGCCAAACCCATGCTCCAGCCCATCGTCCTGGGCTTCCTCCAATCGGGAGGCATGCGCGGGCAGAACGCCCCGGACCTGGCCGGAGCCATCGCCGAAACGCTGTCCAACGCGCTCACCCAGATGATGACGCGGCTCAAGGTGACCCCGGGCATTCCGTGCACGCCCGCGGCCACCGCCGGGCCCGGGAGGTTGGTGTGATGGCGGACGAGCTGAAGACAGACTTGAAGCTGGCCTTCAAGGACACGGGCGAGATCGACCTCGACTGGAGCACCGACACCGGGGCGGCCACGGTGAGCGGCAAGGACAACCTCGTCCAGGCCCTGACGATGCGGCTGATCGTCTACCGGGGGCACCTGGAGCAGCTCGGCCATGGCCGCTACGGCAGCCGGGTGGCGGACCTCATCGGCGAGCCGTTGGATCGCCAGAACCTCGAGCTGCTGCGCCGCTACGTGCGCCAGGCGCTCAAGGAGGACCCGCGCGTCCAGGAGGTGACGTCCCTGCGCGTCAGCGCCCGTCCCGATCTGCCGGGAGCGGTGGATGTGCGGGCCAGCGTCCGGGCCATCACTGGCGACGAAGTGGAGCTGGGCCTCGCGCTCGACCTCGGGTGAGCACGAGCGGCCGTCATTCAATCCAAGACACGACTTCGGGAGAGCACCATGGACCTCAGTGAAAAGCCAGGCATGAACGGAGTGCTGACCATCGAGCTGCTCGACACGAGCGGAGCGCTGGTGGAGCAGCGCCGGGTCAACAACCTCATCACCACGGCGGGCAAGCAGTTGCTGGCCAACCTGCTGCTGGGAAAGGTGAACGCGCTGCCCACGCGCTGGGCCATCGCGGTGGGCACGGGGGTGGAGGCCGCGAACATCGCGGACACCGCGCTCAAGACCAGGGTGGACGAGGCGGTGGATCCCTCTCCCAAGGTGGAGGTCATCACGCGCGACGGGGCGAGCGTCGTCCGGGCCACGGTGTCCGCCACCCTGCCCGTCCCCGCCCTGGCCGCCAATGACAAACCCCAGGCCCTCTCCGAGGCGGGGATTCAAATCACCCAGGGCAACGGCACCGCCCCCATCCTCTTCAACCGCGTGCAGTTCGCGCAGGTCAACCGTGGCGCCAACATGGTCATGAAGATGACCTGGGAGATCACGTTTTGAGCCTCGAATCGCTCGATACCTCGTTCAGCGCCATCGTCGACCGGCTGCTGTCGAACCTCGGGCCGGGTCTCGACACGAACACCGGGAGCATGGCGCGCACCCTGGCGGAGTCCTACGCGCGGGAGATGGCCACCTTCTACGTCATGCTCGAGCTCGCCCACCGCTCGGGCTATGTCGACACGGCCGAGGGCGATGCCCTGGACAACGTCGTGGCCGTGCTGGGCATCGACCGCGCCCGGGCGGGCCGGCTCACCGGAGAGGTGGAGTTCAGCCGCAACTCGCCCGCGCCGGATGACATCGGCATTCCCGCGGGCCGGCTGGTGACGGGTCTGCCCTCGGACTCCACGCCCCTGCCCCTGTTCGAGACCCTGGAGGACGCCACGCTCCGCCGGGGAGAGACGCGGGTCACCGTCCGGGTGCAGCAGGTCCAGGACGACGCGAAGGACGCGAAGAAGGCGCCCCCCGTCATCGATCCCGGAAAGCTCATCGTGATGCCCCGGCCCGTGCTGGGCATCGAGGCCGTCACCAACCGCGCTCCCATCCGTCGCACCGGAGAGGACGAGACGGACGAGAGCTTTCGCGCCCGGGCCCGCACCGCCCTGCGGGATGGAGAGAAGGGCACGCTCGAGGCCATCGCCTCCGCCGTGCGCCAGCAGGGCGTCCAGCGGGTGACCGTGCGCGAGCCGCCAGACGCTCCCGCCGGGGTGGTCGACGTGCTGGTGGGAGATCCCGACTTCAGCCAGGACCCCAGCGGCGTCCAGCGGGTCTGGGACGCCATCCGTGGCTCCAAGGCCGCCGGCATCCAGGTGCGGCTCCAGTACGCGCGCACCATCTACTTCCAGGTCGAGCTCCAGATTGAGCCCGCGGACCCGGATGTGGACGAGGCCGCGTTCGACCGACTGCGGCGCGAGCTCCAGCAATCCCTCTCCCGCTTCGCCCAGGGTCTGCCCGCGGGCGAGACGGTGCGCCGCCGCAAGCTCGAGGCCGTCCTCTACGCCAACCCGGCCGTCCGCCACATCGACGGCCTGCGCGTGCTCACCTACGTCTGGGGTGTCGATCGGGACGATCCCCAGAAGTCCGCGCTCGTCCTCGAGGCGAAGAGCCGGGAGTACGGGCCCGATCGTGACTGGCGGCTCGACAACCTCGAGACGGTGGCGATCGACCTGGAGAAGAAGCCACCGCTCATCTCCCGGCTGCGGCCGTCCATCTACCGCATCGACCTGGTCGTCTCCGCCCGGCGCGCCGATCCGCGCACGCCCGAGCAGATCCGCCAGGCGCTGCGCGGCGCGGTGGAGCAGTACGCGGCCCGGCTCGCCAAGGAGGCGCAGGCCACGAACAAGCCCCAGGCGATCCTCTGGGAGGACCTCCAGATGACGCTCAAGCAGCAGGCCGAGGTGGAGCAGCTGCTCTCCGCGGTGGTCACCCCGGATGACGGCCTCGCCCAGGTGCTGGCGCAGTCCAGCGGGAAGCAGGCGGCCCTCACCCTCGATCAGGGCACGCGCATGGAGCTCGGCGGCGCCGAGATGGTGGGATTGGGATGAGACCGGAACAGCGCGCACGACGGATGGTGGGCTACCTCCCGCCAGTCCTCCAGACGGGCAGGCAGCTCAACCTCTTCTTCGAGACGCTCGGTCAGGAGCTCGGCCAGATGGAGCTCTGGCTGACGCGCCTCATGCGCTCGCGGTGGTACACGCTCGCGCGGGGCTTCCGCCCGGATGACTCGCTCTCGGTCAAGGCGGCGAGCGAGCTGGGCCGGCTGGGCGCGCTCTACGGCCTCGTGCCCCGCCGGGGCGAGAGCGACACCTACTTCCGCCAGCGCATCGCCGCGCTCGTGGAGCTGCATCGCACCGGACTGAGCACCGCCCCGTCGCTGCTCGGGCTGGTGTCGCTGGTGTACATGGCCCAGCAGCCCCCGGAGCTCTCCTGGGAGGGTGAGATCGCCATCGGGACCTTCCAGGTGCCGGAGGCGGATGGCTCGACGCGCGAGATGCGCGTCACCCTCGCCGACAAACCGCTCACGCCCGCCTCGACCCGGTTCCTCGGCATCGGCGCGGGACAGCAGCTCCTCACGACCAACAACGGCCTGGAGGAGGCCATCCCGGAGATCTGCCTGAAGGCGGCCGAGGCGGACATCCCCATCCCCCTGCTGCACCACGAGGAGTCCGGGCTCGATGTGATCTTCCTGGGGCTCGTTCCCAAGGGACAGACCCTCACGCTGCGCGACAAGTACGTCCCCCTGCTCGACGGCCGCCCGGTGAAGGAGCCGGTGATCGTGGCGCATCCCACGCGCTTCTCGGGCAGGGAGGACCAGGGCCCGCGAGCCCGCTTCAATGCCCCGGACTCCCGCTTCGCCGTGTTCAAGCAGGACAACGAGCTGCCCCCGCTCGTGCCGGGAAGGAATCACTGGAGCTACGAGACGCTGACGCGCGCGAAGCTCACGTCCTATCTCCGGGGCACGCCGGGCCTGGAGCTGGACAAGGCGCTGGCGCTGATCCCTGAAGGCAAGCCCTCGCCTCGCGCCGACCTCCAGTTCAACTGGATCGAGCTCGCTCCCGCGACCTTCACGCTGAGCATCCCGGTGGACTACGTGCCACCGCACCTCCAGGTGCCCGGCGAGGATGGCACGGTGCCGGGACTGCCCGGCCTGGTCCGGGAGCTCGCGGCCGCGCTGACCTACGGCCGGGCCGCCGGGGTGCGCTGGCGCATCGAGCTCATCCTGCCGATGCCGGCGGAAGAGGTCTCCCTGGGCGAGAGCCCCGCCCTGATGGAGCTCGCCACGTCCTTCACCGAGGAGGCCCGGGCCACCGACTCCCCCATCGCCGTCGCCCCCAACCTCATCCTCACGGAGCAGGTCGGGGAGCTCGATGACTCCCGTCTCACCTGGTCCGGATTCTTCGATCACACCCGCTTCAACACCTCGAGGTTCAAGCCATGACAGAGCCCTTCTACAAGGCCGATCCCGGCGATCCGATCACCGCGGACGATTGGAACAACATGCAGAGCAAGATGCGTGAGGAGGTCCGCACGCACACCCACAAGGGTGGAGATTCCGGGGCGCTGCTCGACGGGAGCAGCATCTCGCCCACCGCCACCCTGAAGGTGAATCAGGTGGATGCCGCGGTCGGGCTGACGGTGAAGAACGTCGACGTGCTCGAGCGGCTCAACGCCCTGGACAAGCAGAAGCTGTCTTCCGGAGGCAACATCTCCGGCTCGCTCTCGGTCGCCGGGAACGTGGGCGTCGGCACGGCGGCCCCCGCGGCCAGGCTGGACATCCAGGGCGCGAACCGCACGGGCACGCACGCCCAGAACCGGGCCCTGTACGTCACGGGTGAGTTCGGCGAGGCCGATGGCGTGGAGTTCCGTCATTCCAATGGCACACAGGGCGTCGGGATTGGCTACAACACCGTCTACGCCACCGGAACCAATGACAACCAGGACCTGATGCTGAAGGCCCGGGGGTCCGGAACGGTTCGCGCCCTGAACCGGCTGGAAGTCACCGTGCCGGGGACGGGAGCCTGGAACAAGCTCGTCGTGAACACCACGGCCGAGTGGGGTGACGGAAACACGCAGTTCGTGACCATCGGCTCCGGGGGCGCGGCGGGGATCATGCTCTCCAACCCCCACGTCACCTGGCGGGAAAACCGGGCCTCCATCCGCTACGGCCGCAGTGGCGGAGTCCCCAACGGGGCCTTCTGGGATGTCGGGACGCGCGTCAACAATGCCTTCTCCGTGGCCCTCAACGGACCGGACGATCACAAGCTGTGGGTGTCCGGGAATGGCAACGTCGGCATCGGCACGACGGACCCCACCAAGAAGCTCACGGTCGACTACGCGGGCTCCACTGCCAACCACGCCACCATGGAGGTGCGTCAGACGGGAGGCAACTCCTGGGGGGTCGCGC
This is a stretch of genomic DNA from Archangium violaceum. It encodes these proteins:
- a CDS encoding DUF2634 domain-containing protein is translated as MADELKTDLKLAFKDTGEIDLDWSTDTGAATVSGKDNLVQALTMRLIVYRGHLEQLGHGRYGSRVADLIGEPLDRQNLELLRRYVRQALKEDPRVQEVTSLRVSARPDLPGAVDVRASVRAITGDEVELGLALDLG
- a CDS encoding baseplate J/gp47 family protein yields the protein MSLESLDTSFSAIVDRLLSNLGPGLDTNTGSMARTLAESYAREMATFYVMLELAHRSGYVDTAEGDALDNVVAVLGIDRARAGRLTGEVEFSRNSPAPDDIGIPAGRLVTGLPSDSTPLPLFETLEDATLRRGETRVTVRVQQVQDDAKDAKKAPPVIDPGKLIVMPRPVLGIEAVTNRAPIRRTGEDETDESFRARARTALRDGEKGTLEAIASAVRQQGVQRVTVREPPDAPAGVVDVLVGDPDFSQDPSGVQRVWDAIRGSKAAGIQVRLQYARTIYFQVELQIEPADPDVDEAAFDRLRRELQQSLSRFAQGLPAGETVRRRKLEAVLYANPAVRHIDGLRVLTYVWGVDRDDPQKSALVLEAKSREYGPDRDWRLDNLETVAIDLEKKPPLISRLRPSIYRIDLVVSARRADPRTPEQIRQALRGAVEQYAARLAKEAQATNKPQAILWEDLQMTLKQQAEVEQLLSAVVTPDDGLAQVLAQSSGKQAALTLDQGTRMELGGAEMVGLG
- a CDS encoding phage tail sheath C-terminal domain-containing protein, whose product is MASGLIIPGVQVTVVKEVLPQQLAPSGVLGLIGFTEENPGKVVRASNWSRFVGVLGRASAYSLPEAKQALDNGVSELVVSPLPASAGATAKVVIPADATKGASPAEPAKDAPKDTPKGKDAKAGAGITLLARAPGPWANGIGIKIEYRNNLDQSISFDLQVLGESNGKEVVLEVHRNLTLESLTATLKAGSAYVKVDESKAIGWPAAEVYTLAGGKDATADDYAAALRRLQDEPDVDMVLAAIQDFSDRAKVTRIYGDVISHCNNLSDDCKGRLGFGQVPDAGTMEEYVQLASNLVSDRFVLVAPNGVAGAVAGLVGNLPYFYSPTFKRISGAGELPPIPVDDQKTLLKGNVVPVVLERGRGTIVLRGLTTDGDQINVRRVADRAVRTLKMIGNLFIGQLNTADGRSALKQKLTEAMLQMEKDGAIVPSTDGKDPAFKVEVYSSQEDFALGIVRVNLAVRPVRAIDYVYATITVQV
- a CDS encoding phage baseplate assembly protein V, whose protein sequence is MSDLVTIIRALIRDELASLRLGDIGVVTSSFPHADGDENNLECNVKLRESDVELRKVPIVTPHIGMVSAPRTGELVLISYVAGDPNRPIVVGRLYSDEVNPPVHEADEWRVVAPPGGTTSIAIDKDQSIVFTAGENVVTIKQDDVITIQGKADLTIQVDGNVELKCQDCKIDASGNIDLGSSGSGVITEKSHKCYFTGEALKGSQSVKAK